In one window of Drosophila ananassae strain 14024-0371.13 chromosome XR, ASM1763931v2, whole genome shotgun sequence DNA:
- the LOC6501793 gene encoding proteasome subunit alpha type-7-1, with the protein MSSRYDRAVTIFSPDGHLLQVEYAQEAVRKGSTAVGVRGSNCVVLGVEKKSVAKLQEDRTVRKICMLDHHVVMAFAGLTADARILINRAQVECQSHRLNVEDPVTLEYITRYIAQLKQKYTQSNGRRPFGISCLIGGFDADGSPHLFQTEPSGIFYEYKANATGRSAKTVREFFEKSYSANEVSTQNGTVKLAIRALLEVAQSGQNNLEVAIMENDKPLKMLDSKDIAEYVKIIEKEKEEELEKKKQKK; encoded by the exons atgTCATCGCGGTACGATCGGGCTGTTACCATTTTCTCGCCGGACGGCCACTTACTTCAGGTGGAGTACGCCCAGGAAGCCGTTCGCAAAGGCTCGACTGCG GTTGGTGTTCGCGGTTCTAACTGTGTCGTTTTGGGTGTGGAGAAAAAATCGGTGGCAAAATTACAGGAAGATCGTACAGTGCGTAAGATTTGCATGCTCGACCACCACGTTGTAATGGCCTTTGCCGGTCTAACAGCCGACGCTCGCATTTTAATAAACCGCGCTCAAGTTGAATGCCAGAGCCATCGTTTAAATGTTGAGGACCCTGTGACCCTTGAGTACATAACTAG GTACATAGCTCAGCTAAAACAGAAATACACGCAGAGCAATGGTCGTCGTCCCTTTGGTATTTCCTGCCTTATTGGAGGCTTTGACGCGGATGGGTCTCCTCACCTGTTCCAAACGGAGCCATCTGGTATATTTTACGAGTACAAAGCAAACGCCACTGGACGTTCGGCCAAGACGGTACGCGAGTTTTTCGAGAAATCGTATTCCGCCAATGAAGTGAGCACCCAGAATGGAACTGTCAAGCTTGCTATTCGTGCCCTCCTTGAGGTGGCGCAGTCTGGCCAAAACAATTTAGAGGTAGCTATCATGGAAAACGACAAGCCTCTAAAAATGCTTGACAGCAAAGACATTGCCGAGTATGTGAAAATCATTGAAAAGGAGAAGGAGGAAGAACTtgagaagaagaagcagaaaaaGTAA